The proteins below come from a single Edaphobacter acidisoli genomic window:
- a CDS encoding DUF4112 domain-containing protein: protein MALKTKPEVLPPRLKRGKQAFKDENLDLLSHVLDDFIRVPGTSIRLGLDGIVGVIPGIGDAIGGIASCIIIVAAWARGVSYGTLLRMIVNVGIEVVVGSVPIVGDMFDIVWRANRRNYALLTGSLYEPRKYTIQSWIFLGLLCVGLMLLVLLPAILFAWLFGDAVHALLGAPPHGLFGSF from the coding sequence ATGGCTTTGAAGACGAAACCCGAGGTGTTGCCGCCGCGGTTGAAGCGGGGAAAACAGGCGTTCAAGGACGAGAACCTCGACCTGCTGTCGCATGTGCTGGACGACTTCATTCGCGTGCCGGGCACGTCGATTCGGCTGGGTCTGGATGGAATTGTGGGCGTGATTCCTGGGATTGGCGATGCGATTGGCGGGATTGCTTCGTGCATTATTATCGTCGCGGCGTGGGCGCGCGGGGTGTCGTATGGGACGCTGCTGCGGATGATTGTGAATGTCGGGATCGAGGTTGTGGTGGGGTCGGTTCCGATTGTGGGCGATATGTTCGATATTGTGTGGCGAGCGAATCGGCGGAATTATGCGCTGCTGACCGGAAGCTTGTATGAGCCACGCAAATATACGATTCAGAGCTGGATCTTTCTGGGGCTGCTGTGCGTGGGGCTGATGTTGCTCGTGCTGTTGCCGGCGATTCTGTTCGCGTGGCTGTTTGGCGATGCGGTGCATGCGCTGCTGGGGGCGCCTCCGCATGGGCTGTTTGGGAGTTTCTGA
- a CDS encoding DUF4129 domain-containing protein produces the protein MRFAWLIPGALGIAVLSCGRTCVAAPAAPGSTISSFADYTAHLDSLREVILLCRNDAAQCQSSKVGADQRIEPEGFTAKYGWLRDAIDRSKDKALKDRDAILDSALTRVGVEESEAHQNADAAGFDNARRVANDILATPEFQRVQGPSWWEQKELAFWRWADRLFGDVSDAAGRNPWLRPVILWGMLVLAIAGLFVWARRAFQRQRFVVRVEGQGTSMIASGSSPDWTALAQQYSAEENWREAVHCLYWASIVMLEGRGIWRRGVARTPREYLLLLRSGSAQQTALRQLTSLFERVWYGKHPIGKGDYNSALALFDALRSA, from the coding sequence ATGAGGTTTGCATGGCTCATCCCGGGGGCGTTGGGCATCGCTGTCCTTTCTTGTGGGAGGACCTGCGTTGCTGCTCCGGCTGCACCGGGTTCCACCATCTCCAGCTTTGCCGATTACACGGCCCACCTGGACAGCCTGCGCGAGGTCATTCTTCTTTGCAGGAACGACGCGGCTCAGTGCCAATCCAGCAAAGTGGGAGCGGACCAGCGCATTGAGCCGGAGGGTTTTACCGCAAAGTACGGTTGGCTGCGCGATGCGATCGACCGGTCGAAGGACAAAGCCCTGAAGGACCGCGACGCTATCTTAGACAGCGCTCTGACGCGCGTTGGGGTAGAGGAGAGTGAGGCGCATCAGAATGCAGACGCAGCTGGCTTCGACAATGCCCGCCGCGTAGCGAACGACATTCTGGCGACACCTGAGTTTCAAAGAGTACAGGGACCTTCGTGGTGGGAGCAGAAGGAGTTGGCCTTCTGGCGCTGGGCCGACCGTCTCTTCGGCGATGTATCGGATGCCGCGGGGCGTAATCCTTGGCTGAGGCCAGTCATTCTCTGGGGGATGCTGGTTCTCGCAATTGCGGGACTCTTCGTCTGGGCGAGGCGCGCGTTCCAGCGTCAGCGATTTGTTGTGCGCGTCGAAGGTCAAGGCACGTCAATGATTGCCTCAGGGAGCTCGCCTGATTGGACGGCTCTTGCACAGCAGTACTCCGCGGAAGAGAACTGGCGTGAGGCTGTTCATTGCCTTTACTGGGCTTCGATCGTGATGCTGGAGGGACGAGGGATATGGCGGCGAGGCGTCGCGCGCACGCCCCGCGAGTATCTTCTACTTTTGCGATCAGGGTCCGCGCAGCAAACAGCGCTGAGGCAGCTGACCTCGCTCTTCGAGCGGGTATGGTATGGCAAGCACCCTATCGGCAAGGGCGATTACAACAGCGCTCTCGCACTCTTCGACGCGTTGAGGTCTGCA